The Candidatus Neomarinimicrobiota bacterium genome segment TCTGAGACGATTGACCGTGCTGACTCCTCATCCAAATCTTCAAATTCCGGGACTTCTCCCTCTGGTTTTCTTCGCCATTCTCCATACCTCGCGGCTCTCGCCAGAGCCCAGGAGGCAGCCTCGGGAAACCGGTATGTGGGAATTCGAATCTCCTCGTCCTTGAGTTGACTCATGGCTGCCTCGCTGGACGACATGAATACCGAAAGGAGTGTTTTCTCGCCCTTGTGACGGGCGGCCACATCTCTCAAGATACTTGCGACCTCCACGGATCGCTCGTCACTTGTAGGAACAAAGATGGCAATAATGGCATCCACCTCGTCACTCGTAATCATCGATTCGAGGCAGTGACGGTACTCTTTCGGACCTGCTGATGCGATAAGATCCACGGGATTTCGAGCCGAAGCTTCCGGGGATAGATGTTTGCGGATCTCCTTCTGAAGTGAAGGCGAAAGTTCCGGGACTTCCAGTCCATTTGACTCAATAGAATCAGCAGCGAGTATTCCCGGTCCTCCTGCATTTGTGACAACTCCCACCCGTTTTCCCCTCGGAACGGGCTGATTGGCGAGAAGCATGCTAAGGTCGAAGAGTTCCTCCATCGTATTGGTCCGGATGACACCTGCCTGATTGAACAAGGCACTGACGGCCACATCCAGGCTCGCCAGGGCACCTGTGTGGCTAAGGGCTGCCCTTGTTCCCGCCTTGGTTCTCCCCGATTTAACAGCAATGATGGGCTTTTTCTTGCTGATTCGTCGAGCGATTCGCACAAACTTTCGGGGATTTCCAAACGACTCCAGATAGAGGACAATAACATCGGTGACGTGATCATCCTCCCAGTAGAGCAGGAGATCGTTACCGCTGATATCCGCCTTGTTCCCCACAGAGACGAAGGTTGAGATACCAATGTTGTTTCTGAGAGAGTAATCCAGAATGGCGATGCCCAGGGCTCCCGATTGGCTGGACATTCCCACGTTGCCTCTTGGGGGATGGATAGGGGCGAACGTTCCATTCAGCCTGATATTCGGGTCGGTGTTCAAAAGACCCATACAATTCGGGCCCACCATCCGCATCCCGGCGGAACGAACGACTTCCAGCAGTTCCTTCTCGAGAACTTCTCCGTCCTCGCCGATTTCCGAGAATCCGGCGGAAAGGGTAACCAATCCCTTGACTCCCTTTTTTGCACACTCCTGGACAACCGCCGTGGTGAATTTTGACGGGACAACGATAAAAGCCAGGTCCACCGGATCGGGAATATCGAGTATGGAGGGGTAAGCCCGCACTGAGCTGACGACCCTAGCATTGGGGTTAACTGGATATATGGGTCCGTTGAAATTGCCGTTGAGCAGATTCCCAAACAGGCGGCCACCAACAGATTCACGATCGCGACTTGCCCCAATGACAGCAATCGATCTCGGGTAAAATATGGGCAAAAGAGAGGAGGCAACTGCTTGTTTCTCACGTTCCTCCTCAGCGACGCGCGCATCTTTCGAATAGATCAGCGGGAAAGTGACCGCGTAGACACCATCGTCCAGTGTTCGCTCCAATCGGTAACCGGAGTCCGTGAGGACCCGTAGCATTCGAACATTGTCGGGGAGCACGAAAGCACGGAATCTTGCAATTTCCCGCCGTCGAGCGTAGCGGGTGAGCAGTTGGAGTAGCTGGGTTCCGATTCCCCTTCCCTGGTGATCATCCCGCACCAGAAACGCTATTTCCGCAGTCCCGGAATCATCCGTTGTCTGCTCGTATCCGCCAACTCCCACAATCTTACCCTCATGCATGCCAACGAACGCCATACGTTTTTCATAATCCACTTCAGCAAAATGGGCGAGTTCCTTTTTGGTCAGATCTTTTTTCGATCGAAAAAAACGGAAATATCTGGACGCAGGGCCAACCTGTCCGAAGAAATGCTTGAGACTGTCGGTATCTCCTTTCTTGACAGGACGAAAGCGGGCTACGCCACCATCCCGGAGGACAATGTCGAACTCAAAATCAGAAGGGTATTCGGTCACGGCATCTGCACCTCTGTTTTCTTTTTCTTTCAATTTGAATTTAGATACACCTGTTCTTCGCGACAATCGTCTTCACAGTGGTGAACTGTTCGAATCTTGGAGGTTACCTCAGCGCTTGTAATGTATGTAATCTCGTCTCTCGAGGTGCCTTTTCCAAAGAATAGAATGACGGATTTCCTGATTGATTATTGTGATTTTCTTTTCTAATCTCTAAAAGAGAAAGATATGTCAGTGATGCATCGGATCGCGGTGCGCTCGTTGTGTCTTGGCGGTTTCCGAGAGGATGTTTGTAACGGGTGGGAGCGCGGTGAGGGTAACCTAGTAGGCTATAATGTATCGATTCAATTGTATCTAACGCGCTCCCACCTGTGAATATTTGGCCACGGCAGGTGACTGACGTCCCCTTTTCGATCTTCCAGCTATGTCCGCGATTACAAGGAATTCAGAAAGCGGGGAGAGGTGATATCCCGTCTGCTTCCGTTGTCTTTCTATTGGACGGAAGGGAAAGTGAACCGGCCAAAATAGCCGGCGATCCGGTTTTCGAAATCTTCCCACCGCAAGTCTAGATCTGTATCCTGGTAGGAGTATGCCATCGTTGTTGCCAGAGTCGATTCAGACAGACTCACAAAAGGTTCGTACCACAAACGAGATCCCGGATGGGCATCCTCGGGCCTTGCTGGACGAACGGCCACTTCCAGCTTCCCCGGAATGACAATCCAGGGATTCTCCTCAGGAAATTCCCACATTATCGGAACTGTATGGACAGCCACTGTATTCCCC includes the following:
- a CDS encoding GNAT family N-acetyltransferase codes for the protein MTEYPSDFEFDIVLRDGGVARFRPVKKGDTDSLKHFFGQVGPASRYFRFFRSKKDLTKKELAHFAEVDYEKRMAFVGMHEGKIVGVGGYEQTTDDSGTAEIAFLVRDDHQGRGIGTQLLQLLTRYARRREIARFRAFVLPDNVRMLRVLTDSGYRLERTLDDGVYAVTFPLIYSKDARVAEEEREKQAVASSLLPIFYPRSIAVIGASRDRESVGGRLFGNLLNGNFNGPIYPVNPNARVVSSVRAYPSILDIPDPVDLAFIVVPSKFTTAVVQECAKKGVKGLVTLSAGFSEIGEDGEVLEKELLEVVRSAGMRMVGPNCMGLLNTDPNIRLNGTFAPIHPPRGNVGMSSQSGALGIAILDYSLRNNIGISTFVSVGNKADISGNDLLLYWEDDHVTDVIVLYLESFGNPRKFVRIARRISKKKPIIAVKSGRTKAGTRAALSHTGALASLDVAVSALFNQAGVIRTNTMEELFDLSMLLANQPVPRGKRVGVVTNAGGPGILAADSIESNGLEVPELSPSLQKEIRKHLSPEASARNPVDLIASAGPKEYRHCLESMITSDEVDAIIAIFVPTSDERSVEVASILRDVAARHKGEKTLLSVFMSSSEAAMSQLKDEEIRIPTYRFPEAASWALARAARYGEWRRKPEGEVPEFEDLDEESARSIVSEILSRLGEEGGWLQPDEVERLFASFGIPVPKSVVAATEDQAVEAAKKLGGPVAMKVVSPTSLHKSDVGGVALDVRSEESIRSKHKHLMSTVNDSEGVLIQEMVPGGHEILIGMTEDPSFGPLIVFGLGGVYVELMGDVAFRIHPLTDLDAAEMIEEIKSARLLHGYRSFPQGDIPAVRETLLRVSALVEAVPEIAEMDINPLKVLAPGEGVKAVDARIRIKPMRQGWSPELSDIRAAAG